The following is a genomic window from Herpetosiphonaceae bacterium.
TCGTTGAGGGCGACCGCCTCGGATGCGATGTGCAGCGCGGGCAGCTCTAGCTCATGAATCGCCATACGTTTCGCTATCCCAAAAAGGCTTGCGCCGTGATAATCGCCAGCACGACACCGCCGCCGACCCCAAACCACAGATCGCGCCGACCGATGGCCTGCGCGCGCAGCGTGTGCAGCTCGCCGGTATAGCCGCGTGAGAGCATCGCCACGTAGATCCGCTCCGAGCGCTCGAAGGCTCGCAAAAACAGCGTTCCCACCAGTCGGCCTGTCACCTGTGCCCGCCACAGCAGCGATCCGCCACCCGATCCTTCAAGCGCCGCCGAGCGACACTCGCGGGCACGCAGCAGCCGCTGCGCCTCGTCCACCAGAATGAATAGGTAGCGATACATGAACGACAGCAGCGCGACGATGATCCTGGGCATGCGCAGCGCTTGCAGCGCCCGCAGCACCTCCAGAAAATGCGTCGTCGCCGTCAGCAAGAGCGCCGCCTGCATCGACAGCCAGGATTTCCAGATGATCGTCGTGAAGCGCAGCAGACCGGCATCCGTCGCCGTCAGCGTGGCAAAGCCCAGCGGCAGCTCGAAGAGCGGGCGGCCCGGCACGCTGAAGATCAGCGTCACGACGACGGCTAAGAACGGCAGCGCCAGCAGCGAGCGCCGGAGAATGGTGAGCAGCCCCACGCCGGAGACGACGATCGCCGTCCAGATCAGCACGGTCAGCGCCAGCAGCGCCAGCCACGCGCCGATCGGCATCAGCGCGGCGCAGACGATGATCGCGACCGTCAGCACGAGCTTGACCCGCGCATCCAGCCCGTGGATCGCGCTCGAACCGGCGATATAGCGATCGAGAAATTGCTGTGTCATGCTCTTCTCGTCAGGAAGTCGTGATCGACTTGGTGGCCCGCGTCTCGGCTCGGCGTCGCCGGATCAGCAGCGCGCTGCCGTAGCCGAGCGCCACGACGATCAGCACGCCGACCAGCCCGGCCAGGATCGTCGAGAGGCCGCCCCCGACGCCAGGGATCGTGTAGTCGGGCAGCAGGCCAACCGGCGATCCGGCGCTCAGCCCGCTGGAACCGCCGCCCAAGGTTTGCAGCGCCCACTCCAGGCCATCGGGCGCGGACGAGGCGAACGGCGACAGCAGCGCCATGATCCCCGCGATGCCAAGGCCGAAGCCAAGGATCTTGCGCGTCGAAAGTGGCCGCGACGTGCCGCGCATCTCGTCGGCGATCCAGGCTGGCAGGATGTCTGGCCGTGTCGCCAGCAAGAAGGAGAGCGCCGCCGCCGTGATCAATCCCTCGCCGACGCCGATCAGCATATGCACGCCAATCATCGTCGGCAGGACCAGCGACGCGGGATAGGCGCTCGAAGCGATCAGTTGCAGCGAGGTCATCGTGGCCGAGAGCACGACCGTCAGCCAGGCCGCGATGAAGCTTGAGCCTACCAGCCCCCATGCTCTGCGCCCGATGATCCGCAGCAGGATGTAAAACACAGCGCCGCCGCTCATCGCGGTGAGCACGCCCATGTTAAAGATATTCGCACCCATCACGACGATGCCGCCGTCCTGAAAGAGCAGCGCTTGCAGCGCGACCACACAGGTCATCACCAGCACGCCCGCCCACGGCCCCAGCACGATCGCTGCGAGCGCGCCGCCAAGCAGGTGCCCGGATGTGCCCCCGACGATCGGAAAGTTGAGCATCTGCGCCGCGAAGATACATGCTGCCATCACGCCCATCAGCGGCACCTGGCGATCGTCGAGTGCTTGCTCGGTGCGCCGTACCGCCCAGCCTACGGACGCGACCGTCAGCAGCCAGAAGAGCGCTGATACCGGAAGCGACAATAATCCATCGGAGATGTGAAGCGCCAGCACCAGCGATCGAACCAGGGTTTCCAGCATATCTGCCTCCGCCAAGAGCTATCGTTATTCGGGAAGCGCCGCCCGGCACTGCGCGCAGCGCCCAAAGATTGCGACATGGTCGGGATCGGCCTCGAAGCCGTAGTGCTCCAAAATATGCGCTTGCAGCTTTTCGATCACGTGATTGTCGATCTGCATCTCGGTGCCGCACGCCTTGCAGATCAGATGGTGATGATCGGCCTCGGTAGCGTACTCGTACTCAAGCCGGTCTTTGCCGACATCGATCTTGCGCAGCAGCCCGACCTGATGCAGCCATTGCAGCGTGCGATAGACCGTCGCCAGATTGATCTCAGGATGCTGCCGCGATACCTCGGCGTAGATCTGATCGGCGGTCAGATGTTGCCCGCTATCGCGCAGCACGTCGAGGATCAGCATCCGCTGACGGGTCAGCCGATACCCTTGTTTCCGTAGCGTTTGAATATCGTTTGAATGATTCATACTGCGCCGTCAGGCCGGGGGCGTCCCCGGCCGTTTCCTCTCTGATGCAGAGTCGCCTGTACGCTTTTCCGAGTAGGTTCTTTAGATTCTGCAATGCCGCTTATTGCAAATAGTTGCAATAAGCAGTGTAGTCAAATTTGCGCGTCGTGTCAATCGGGTAAGCAAAGCCGGGGCTGATTCAGTGCAGCGAGCCGATCTGCGGCGGAGGGCAAAAAAGCGTCTGGTATAATACTCAGGGACTCGTCTT
Proteins encoded in this region:
- the cbiQ gene encoding cobalt ECF transporter T component CbiQ — its product is MTQQFLDRYIAGSSAIHGLDARVKLVLTVAIIVCAALMPIGAWLALLALTVLIWTAIVVSGVGLLTILRRSLLALPFLAVVVTLIFSVPGRPLFELPLGFATLTATDAGLLRFTTIIWKSWLSMQAALLLTATTHFLEVLRALQALRMPRIIVALLSFMYRYLFILVDEAQRLLRARECRSAALEGSGGGSLLWRAQVTGRLVGTLFLRAFERSERIYVAMLSRGYTGELHTLRAQAIGRRDLWFGVGGGVVLAIITAQAFLG
- a CDS encoding energy-coupling factor ABC transporter permease, whose amino-acid sequence is MLETLVRSLVLALHISDGLLSLPVSALFWLLTVASVGWAVRRTEQALDDRQVPLMGVMAACIFAAQMLNFPIVGGTSGHLLGGALAAIVLGPWAGVLVMTCVVALQALLFQDGGIVVMGANIFNMGVLTAMSGGAVFYILLRIIGRRAWGLVGSSFIAAWLTVVLSATMTSLQLIASSAYPASLVLPTMIGVHMLIGVGEGLITAAALSFLLATRPDILPAWIADEMRGTSRPLSTRKILGFGLGIAGIMALLSPFASSAPDGLEWALQTLGGGSSGLSAGSPVGLLPDYTIPGVGGGLSTILAGLVGVLIVVALGYGSALLIRRRRAETRATKSITTS
- a CDS encoding Fur family transcriptional regulator → MNHSNDIQTLRKQGYRLTRQRMLILDVLRDSGQHLTADQIYAEVSRQHPEINLATVYRTLQWLHQVGLLRKIDVGKDRLEYEYATEADHHHLICKACGTEMQIDNHVIEKLQAHILEHYGFEADPDHVAIFGRCAQCRAALPE